TAAATGTTACTTCGGGCGTTCAAACAGGTGTgcacattttttcattcaatttgtctGGAGAAACGATTTGAAGTACGGCTGATATGTCTAATCTACCTGAATGAACAACGCTTTTGGTGAGCTAGTCGGTTAATCCCGATAAATCCCCACAATGAACGAACCTCCGTGAATGAGGCTAGCTTCAGTTTGGCTCAAAATCTGATTTCATCTAAGCAAAGCTCCGTGCCCTCAAAAGTGTCTGCAATCGTGTCTCCTCTTTAGCTTTTCTCTTTTCGTGCCTGTCCTACATCCACTCTTCCTCCCGTCTTCTTGAGCGCGACCGACTGAATCGCGAGTTGTTCAAGTGGTGGACCGTTTTCCCCCTCATGCCTGATGGTGCTCCTTGGGCTTGGGACGCGTACACGCCTGCTCACCACTTCACCGCTCTTCTCGGCCCGTGATCTCGTTGGACGGCCACGTTGGATTGCTAAGGTCCCTTCCCTCTCGATCTCCTCATCGACTTCTACAACGTCAACAACAGCCTTATCTACCTGTTCAGCCTTGCGCCGCATTCCAACCTTGAACAACCGAACAATGTCAACGACTACTACGACAGGTATCCGCAATCTGTTCAGTTTACATCAACCCGCGTTCCAGCCATCATTGCGATCATTGCTCTCAACATTTGTTAATCATCGGAACCATTGTTACAGCCAGTGCCGTCATGACCGCCTACGTCACCGAACAAAGAGGCTCTTTGTATGGGTCGGATTACTTGCTTTACATCAAGAAAGCCGAGGATAATGTGCCCGTTTCCCCTATGCACGATATTCCACTTTAGTAAGTCTTCTTCCTGTTCACTCTCTGGCTgtgtttgtttcatttgttcttGACTGACGGCTAGGCTAGCTGATGTAATAGAATGGCATGTGGGTGATTGGCTCACCAGACACGACAACCAATAAATAGTCTCATGTGTCTTATCTCGTGGCAGCAGCTCAATCGAGATAAGGCTGAGATGTCGTGTGTTGAAATGATTCTTGGAACAAACTGAAGATTTCATAGATTGGATCGTTTGATTGTAGTCATGATGAGGGCCAGAAGATCTTCAACATGGTGGTCGAGGTGCCTCGATGGACCAATGCCAAGATGGAGATCACTCTCAAGGAGAAACTCAACCCCATTAAGCAGGATATCAAGAAGGGCAAGTTGCGGTATGTGGCCAATTGTTTCCCACACAAGGGCTACATTTGGAATTACGGGGCTTTGCCGCAAACCTGGGAAGATCCCGACCACGTGGATGAGGCTACCAAGTGTAAGGGCGATGGTGATCCCATCGACTGCTGTGAGATCGGACAAAAGGTCCACAAAAGCGGTAAGACGATCGTTCTCTGTAAGTTGTGGCTGGAAGATTTGGAATTAGCCCGTTGACTGGATGAGTTTAATTCTAGGGGAGGTGATCCAAGTCAAAGTGTTGGGCACCGTGGCGTTGATTGACGAAGGCGAGACCGATTGGAAACTCTTGGTTATTGATATCACCGACCCATTGGCTGCTAATTTGAATGACATTGAAGATATCGAAAAACACATGCCTGGTTTTTTGAGCGCCACCGTCGAATGGTTCAAAATTTATAAAATGCCCGACGGTAAGTTCCCAAGTCGTAACTCTTCTACGTATGTAATTTGTTGACAGTAATTTCGACTCTCTAACACCGTTATTGTATCAACGTTTGCTCAGAGTTTGTTGTAACCTCTTCAGGAGTGCGACTTTTAGAATCGTTTCGTTATATTTTCATGTTCTTATTAAGCGCCAGATCATTTCCTCCTTGTGAGTTCACAGGGCTAGGAGttaaaacttttcaaactctGGTTTTCTTGAGAACCAAATTACATGATAAATTACAATTGTACTTGAATAACTCCGCTAGTTTTTGATCAGGTCAAGTCAGTTATTCAGTATGTCCCCCATTATTGTCACTTAGCGAAAGAGAAGCTGTTTCAAAGATTGGCTTCTGTGTTGCACGAAATCGTATATGATTCAATCACAAAAATAAGATCGGCCTTTGATTCTCTAGCGACAGGTTTGGACACCCGTTAGCCATATTAGATTGAAACATTTAAGCAACAAAGGATGTGATATAGAAATGGTCTGACGATGCTTATCTAATCGCCGACATATGATTCATTGTTAAGAGGATATGTTGTTTGGTTCTTGAGAAAGTCGAGTTTTAAAGAATTTCCTTTTTAACACCCAACCCTGTAGACTATACTACATGCGCACTCATTTGATTGCCCTAAGTACTGGTATTTCATTGATGTCATCAAAACATCTAATAACTTGTTGAGAAAATTAAATCAATTCCAAACCCAACATTGATTAATGATGATATGATGCGTTTTCctgttttttgaaatgaataatggATCTTCTAGGATCTATTCAAATGCCCATTGAAACCAGTTCCAATGCATTCTGTATGTTCACCAACGTCGCATACAAATTTCCCAGTAACTCATTAAGTTGACATTTAAAGCcacaaatgaatcaatcatATGTTCCCATTTCTAGGCAAGCCCCCAAACGAGTTTGCTTTCGACGCCAAACCGAAAAACAAGGATTTTGCGCTCAAGATCATCGATGAATGCAACGGTCAATGGAAGAAACTGATGGCGCGAGAATCGGCTCCTGAGGATTTGGACCGAACTTGCACCCAATTTGACGGATCTTCCAAGATTGGCGCGGACTCAGCCAAGGCTGTTGTGGAAGGTGCCGCAGCTATGGCCGCTGCAGTCCCCTTAGAATCCACTGTAGATAAGTGGCATTATGTCAAATTGTAAACCGTTTCCGTCTAGTTGGTTCGGATAATAAACCTCAGTGTGCACATGTGAAGAGAAGCTGTCATTCCGCCCCAAACAACACATGTTTGCTACTAAACATTTGGCTCAATCTTCAATAATGTTGGTAGATAGACAGTACGAACGTATATTTcgatctctctttctctacaAACTATAAGAAACACGTGACTAGACAACACTAACATCAGTGTTTGCTCTTGCGTGATCCCCTCGAAATTCTTTTCTCAGTTGGGGGTTCAATCGTGATAATTGGGGTGAGAGTTGGCTTAGGTAGAGGTGCATTGAACTTCCGAGACTTTATATCCGACCCTTGGGATTCATCCCAACCACTGTCCTGAGTTTTGTCCACGTCCAAATCTGAAAGGACATTCTCTGACATGTGGGCTTCGTCGTCCTCGGATTCCGTGTCTGATTCAGAGTCATCTTCGACAACATGTCCTGCAATCGTCCCGACTCGTGTTAAAACATTGGCGCCAAATGCAACCTTGATTAATTACAAGGATGCCATTCAacaatgtaaataaaagtcaacTATCACCTGCAAACGTGTTATTGTCGGGTTCACTCAAGGAATTAGATACCATATACCCGTTGGTGAGACCGACTGCTTCGTCATCTCCAAAGTCATCGTCCAGTTCCTCATCATGTTTGCCTTTTACTCGCATGTCATACTTCTCCCGGAGAATCCGCACCATTTGACTAGTATGGCGATGGTTCCTGGTCTCAGCTAAGACTTTTAcctaaaaatcaaaagagaatTATCGGGTTTAATGTGGCCATTCCTTGTTGTAGGAAGATGTTATTAGCATTTACAGATGGATGGACCTCatttggttgaaaaatatCCGTGGGTTTTTTAATATGTATTCTATATTAGAAGGCTTTCACTGAAAGCAATAACCGCAGGTGAACGTAATTTATTGCGCTCTTAAAAAGCAATCCTGGTGATACTGAATTGTCGAGACTTTCGCTTGGCTTGGTTCTGGATCACTCTTAAGTATTGCATTTCAGACGCAGCATCAatgtcgtcatcatcatcttcttgagCACTGTCGTTTCCGGACGAAAAGTTTCCTGAATCTCGAGTCTTGCAATCTTCATCTCGTTCCAATAGGTCGTCCAAGAACCCAAAGGCTCCGCCAACTCCAACCATAATGATATTTGTATACTTCTTTCGAAGGAAATCAAACATTTCATAGGCATGAACCACGCTCCTGGTTTCCACCACCACAGCCACCTAAAACGCAATTAAGAGGGGAGATGTTCCATTCCTGTTGTTACAGGAACAGGTAAAAGATGCGGGGGTTGGATGGAGGGTGAATGCACGGATTGTTCTGTGGTAAAGGCATTGTAATAGCAAAAAAGTCGATCCTCACCTCGACAGAAAATATATCGTTCTTAATCCAGGCTCTCTCATGAACCATGTCCTTGATAGACACTCCACAGTTGCAAAGGGTCTTGGCCAATTCGGCAATTCCTCCAGGACGGTCGCTAACCGTGACTGTAAACTTCACCAAGCGACCATCTGCCGCCAAACCTCTCTCCAGGCATCGTCCCAAGATGGTTGTATCAATATTACCGCCGCAAAGTGGCACTACAACCCTAAAGAAAGACGAAAACCATAGTACATATTCAAGTTTCCCGCTGTCATCTCCCTTTTTCCTCCGTTTCTTACTTTTTCCCGCGTAAATCTGGTAAAAGTCCTGCCAAAATGGCTGCAACTCCTGCAGCGCCTCCTCCTTCCACCACAGCTTTTTCCATCTCCACCAATCTTAGGATGGAAATGGCGATCCACTCCTCGGACACAGTGACCATCCGATCCATATATGGAGCAGCCGTGGCGAGGGCGTTTACACCCACCGTGGGAACGGTAAGACCATCGGCTAAACTTGGTTCGGTAGGGGTCTTCACAGGATGCCCAGCTTTCATGGCGTTGGTAAATGAAGGGCACAGTTCTGGCTCCACACCCTGGTTTGAAAAGATTACATGAAGCGacaattacatatttttcgaTATTATTATGAGACTtacaatgattttgatatctGGTTTCATGGTTTTTAAGGCCACAGCACAACCAGCTAGTAGCCCACCTCCACCCACAGGAATAACTACTGCGTCGACGTCTGggacttgttccaaaatttctAGCCCCATGGTACCTTGGCCAACCAATATGTTTGGGTGGTCAAAACCATTGATGTACAACAACCCGCGTTCTTTCCCCAACTTCAAGGCGTAAGCCTTGGATTCGCCCATGTTTTGCCCCTGAATCACCACATTTGCGCCATACTTCTTGCAGTTTTCAATCTTCATGATGGGTGCAATGACAGGCATGACCACGGTAACAGGAATGCCTGTGAGGAAAGATAAAAGTAGACAAAATGccaatgatatattttttatgCTGATCTTTACCTAATTGACCACCGTGATATGCCATGTCTTGGGCGTGATTTCCCGCTGAGGCTGAAATCACGcccttcttcttttgcttcgGATCCAACTGAATCAGACTGTAACGCGCTCCGCGTTCTTTGAAACTTCCTGTGTATTGCAtgtaatctttttttaaaaatatctcCATCCCTGACTCTTCGGATAAATGCGATCG
This DNA window, taken from Tigriopus californicus strain San Diego chromosome 9, Tcal_SD_v2.1, whole genome shotgun sequence, encodes the following:
- the LOC131886159 gene encoding uncharacterized protein LOC131886159 yields the protein MVLLGLGTRTRLLTTSPLFSARDLVGRPRWIAKVPSLSISSSTSTTSTTALSTCSALRRIPTLNNRTMSTTTTTASAVMTAYVTEQRGSLYGSDYLLYIKKAEDNVPVSPMHDIPLYHDEGQKIFNMVVEVPRWTNAKMEITLKEKLNPIKQDIKKGKLRYVANCFPHKGYIWNYGALPQTWEDPDHVDEATKCKGDGDPIDCCEIGQKVHKSGEVIQVKVLGTVALIDEGETDWKLLVIDITDPLAANLNDIEDIEKHMPGFLSATVEWFKIYKMPDGKPPNEFAFDAKPKNKDFALKIIDECNGQWKKLMARESAPEDLDRTCTQFDGSSKIGADSAKAVVEGAAAMAAAVPLESTVDKWHYVKL
- the LOC131886158 gene encoding L-threonine ammonia-lyase-like isoform X1 translates to MEEETLDPWCNPEEPRVVQFEQISAAAYRVREGIVRTPCDRSHLSEESGMEIFLKKDYMQYTGSFKERGARYSLIQLDPKQKKKGVISASAGNHAQDMAYHGGQLGIPVTVVMPVIAPIMKIENCKKYGANVVIQGQNMGESKAYALKLGKERGLLYINGFDHPNILVGQGTMGLEILEQVPDVDAVVIPVGGGGLLAGCAVALKTMKPDIKIIGVEPELCPSFTNAMKAGHPVKTPTEPSLADGLTVPTVGVNALATAAPYMDRMVTVSEEWIAISILRLVEMEKAVVEGGGAAGVAAILAGLLPDLRGKKVVVPLCGGNIDTTILGRCLERGLAADGRLVKFTVTVSDRPGGIAELAKTLCNCGVSIKDMVHERAWIKNDIFSVEVKVLAETRNHRHTSQMVRILREKYDMRVKGKHDEELDDDFGDDEAVGLTNGYMVSNSLSEPDNNTFAGHVVEDDSESDTESEDDEAHMSENVLSDLDVDKTQDSGWDESQGSDIKSRKFNAPLPKPTLTPIITIEPPTEKRISRGSRKSKH
- the LOC131886158 gene encoding L-threonine ammonia-lyase-like isoform X2 yields the protein MEEETLDPWCNPEEPRVVQFEQISAAAYRVREGIVRTPCDRSHLSEESGMEIFLKKDYMQYTGSFKERGARYSLIQLDPKQKKKGVISASAGNHAQDMAYHGGQLGIPVTVVMPVIAPIMKIENCKKYGANVVIQGQNMGESKAYALKLGKERGLLYINGFDHPNILVGQGTMGLEILEQVPDVDAVVIPVGGGGLLAGCAVALKTMKPDIKIIGVEPELCPSFTNAMKAGHPVKTPTEPSLADGLTVPTVGVNALATAAPYMDRMVTVSEEWIAISILRLVEMEKAVVEGGGAAGVAAILAGLLPDLRGKKVVVPLCGGNIDTTILGRCLERGLAADGRLVKFTVTVSDRPGGIAELAKTLCNCGVSIKDMVHERAWIKNDIFSVEVAVVVETRSVVHAYEMFDFLRKKYTNIIMVGVGGAFGFLDDLLERDEDCKTRDSGNFSSGNDSAQEDDDDDIDAASEMQYLRVIQNQAKRKSRQFSITRIAF